The proteins below are encoded in one region of Rhizophagus irregularis chromosome 13, complete sequence:
- a CDS encoding Coronin-like protein crn1, with protein MLKSSTLWNVECSLDDQDRLKFKLSEPVVFVYKDENMENMVRKVLGHIAWLLEEVQKPDSDSQKWRKNHGSSSSLAEKSDTTDSS; from the coding sequence ATGCTGAAAAGTAGTACTTTATGGAATGTGGAATGCTCGCTTGACGACCAAGATAGGCTGAAATTCAAACTATCTGAACCGGTGGTCTTTGTATACAAAGACGAGAATATGGAAAATATGGTTAGGAAAGTTCTCGGTCATATTGCATGGTTATTAGAGGAGGTACAAAAACCGGATTCAGATTCTCAAAAGTGGAGAAAAAATCATGGGTCATCGAGCAGTCTTGCGGAAAAATCTGATACTACAGATAGTTCTTAG